In the Natrinema sp. CBA1119 genome, AGTATCTCGAGTTGAAGGAAACGATCCGGAAGCGGTCGGCCGAAGCCGGTTTCTGGGGAATGAACATGCCGGAGGAAGTCGGTGGACGGGGGATCGACACGCTTACCGACGCGATCATCGCCGAGTTTCTCGAGAACCGTCCCCCGGGTCTGCACACGTACGCCGTTCGGGGCGCCGGCGGCGGCCCGACGCCGATCCTGCTGGCCTGCGACGAACGACAGCGTGACCGGTATCTCGATCCCCTGATGGCCGGCGAGAAAACGACGTGTTTCGCGCTCACGGAGCCAAACCACGGAAGCGATCCGAACCTGCTCGAAACGACCGCGGAGACGGACGGTGACGAGTGGGTCATCAACGGACGGAAGTCGTGGATCAGCAACGGCCCGTACGCCGATTTCGCCATGGTCTTTGCACGGACGAGCGGTCAGCCCGGCCGGATCGACGGGATTTCGTGTTTCCTCGTCGACGCCGATACGCCGGGGTTCGAGGTTGGCGACATTCACCGACCGATGGGGCACGCATGGGTCGCTCCGTCGGAACTCGAGTTCGACGACTGCCGGGTCGGCGAGGATGCGCTCCTCGGTGAGGAGGGGAAGGGGTTCTACCAAGCGATGGACTGGATCGGTAACGCGCGGTTGGGCGTCGCCGCCGGGTGTGTCGGCTCGGCCCAATTCCTCATCGAGAAGGCCGTCGACTATGCCGAAGAGCGTGAGACGTTCGGCGAGCCCTTGATCGACCGGCAGGGGATTTCGTTTCCGCTAGCGGAGGTTGCGGCCGACATCGAGCGAACGCGGCAACTCTATCGCTATGCGGCGTGGAAGGGCGATACCGGCCGCGATGCACGCAAGGAGACCGCGATGGCGAAACTCTCGGCGGCGAACCTCGAGAACGACGCTGCAGACGTCTCGATGCAAGTCCATGGCGGGAAGGGCTATTCGCGGCGTGAGCCCATCGAGGAGCGATATCGGTCCTCTCGCGGGAAACGACTTACCGAAGGCACCGACGAAATGCAAAAGCGAACCATCGTCCGAGAGCTTCGGGACTAATCGCATTTCGTCCGTGTAACTGCCATGGACGGCCTATCGAAACCGGTCCGCGACGCGCGGTCATGGGGTGTACCTACTCAATCGAGCATCTGATGCAAACGAGCGAAACATCGTCCGTGATATCATCGGCCACCGCTTCACCGTGGCCGTCTCTATAGTAGCCACCGAAAGCCACGCCACGCCAGATCGCACGACTGCATTGCGATCAGTGTGTGAATCGTTTCAGTGGCTACTATCGCTATTCGTCGCGAGAACTGACGAAATTATGATCGAAACGATCGTAACGCGATACGGCGTCGGTACGTGTACAGCTGACCACGAGTGGCGGCCGTCTGTGAACCCGCTGTAACGAACGGCTCGGCGGTTCGGAGCGGACTACGATTCCCACCCAACCATGACACCGTCTTCGTCGGCCAGGGAACTTTTCAAGACTTTTCCAGTCGGGTTTCGCGGGAGCGATTTCAGGAAGATGAACTCTCTGGGCTTTTTGTAGTCAGCCAGGCGCTCACCGACGTAGTCCTGGAGTTCCTCCGCCGAGGGTTCCTCGTCATCGACGGGAACGACCGCAGCTTTGATTCGTTCGCCCCATTTCTCGTCCGGCGCGCCGATGATAGCGACCTCGTCGATGGCCGGATGTTCGTGCAGTACCTCCTCGATCTCGGCCGGGTAGACGTTTTCGCCCCCCGAAATGATCATATTGTCGGATCGCCCGACGAACTCGATGAACCCCTCTTCGTCTTGCCGGATCAGATCGCCGGAAATGAAGAAGCCATCGTCGTCGAACGCCTCTTCGGTTCGTTCGGGCATCTGGTAGTAACCCGAAAACATCGTGGGCCCTCTATAGCAGGCCTGGCCGATTTCGCCCGGTCCGACCTCCTCGTGAGTGTCCGGATCGATGATTTTAAACATGACGTTCATGACCGGCCGACCGACGCTGTCGGGATGATCGAGGGCCTGACTCGGCTGGAGCAGCGACACGACCGGTGACATCTCGGTCTGACCGAACGCCTCCTGTAACTCGGCATCGAACGCTTTCGAGATCGTCTGTTTGAGTTCCTTTCCGGACGGTGCAGCACCGATTCCGAACTCCTCGAACTCGGAGAGATCGTATTCCTCGAAGTCGTCGACGGCGAGCAGCGCACGGGCCATCATCGGCACGAAGAAGCCGTTCGTCACCGATTCGGACTCGAGGATCTCCATCACCCGGTCAGGATCGAACCCGTTCATGAGAACGGTCGTTGCTGAGGCGTAGTAGTTGTTGATGAACATGCCGAAGGCGGAGATGTGGAACAGCGGCGTCACGATGATTCCGCGGCCGTCGACACGGACATTTCGGCCTTCGAACGCCTTTTCCACGATCCCGTTGACGGTCATCTGGATGATGTTGTCGTGTGTGAGAATACAGCCCTTCGGCTTGCCGGTCGTCCCCGACGTGTACATGAGCATCGCCTGGTCTGTGCGCGACGAAACGATCTCGACGGACTCGTCTGATGCCCCGTCTCGGAACTCGCCGTAGTCGGCCGCGTATGTGGGCGTCGAGTCCCCCGAGAAAAGCATCTCGTCTGGCATTACCTGATCGTCGTGGATCTGATCAACGATTTCAGTCGCTTGGTCGTCGAAGAGGAGGAGTTCGGCCCCGGAGTCCTCGAGGACGTACTTGACCTCATCCGCCTTGAATCGGTGGTTGACCGGCACGGGGATCGCACCGATTCGCATTGCGCCCAGGAACATCTCGAGCATCGGAATCGAGTTCGCGGTGTAGACGGCCACTTTGTCGTGGCGTTCGATACCGCGCTCACTGAGCGCGTTCCCGACCCGATCGATTCGCTCGTTGAAAGTGGCGTTCGTAACCGCCGTCCGTCCACCCTCCACTGGCGTCATCACTATCGCTTCTTTTTCGGGGAATTTGTACGCGTTACGCTCTGCCAGCCAGCTAATGGTCATCCCATTCATACCACTCGTATTTATTCCAACCCATATAAATCATGTTGTTGTATTGTTGATTTGACTGTGAGACGGTCGACGGCGTTTGCTCGCGACGGTTCACCTCGGTCCCGGCAGGGACTGACTAAATACGAGGATATTTATATTGGTCCGAGAGAAAGGCGAAGTATGTCAAACACCAAAACGGAAGTACACGATTTGATCAGGGATTCCGTCCGTGACCTGGCCGCAAACTACGATGCGGACTACTGGCGCGAGCACATCGACGAGAAGCGGTTCCCGGAATCATACTGGCAGGACCTCGCGGACAACGGGTGGCTCGGTGTGGCCATCGACGAGGAATACGGCGGTGAAGGCATGGGAATGGAGGAGATGGCGATCGTCATCGAGGAACTGTCACGCGCCGGTGGCCAGGGCGGGATCATTTTCATTCTGACGCCCGTGTTCGGCGGGATCAGCATTCAACGCCACGGGACCCGAGAACAGAAACAGGAGTTCCTCCCGCGTATCGTCAACGGCGACCTTCGCTTCTGTATGGGCCTGACTGAACCCAACGCGGGGACAAACACGCTCGCCATCGATACGACCGCCCGGCGTGACGGCGACGAATTCGTGATCGACGGCGAGAAGACCTTTATCAGCAGCGTCGAGAACGCGGACAAGATGTTGCTCGTCGCCCGGACGTCGCCGTTCGACCCCGAGAACCCGTCGCACGGGGGGACACTCTTTCTCGTCTCCGACCCGTCGTCCCGCGATGGAATCACCCTCTCGAAACTCGATACGGCGGTCCCCTGGTTCGAACATCAGTACCAGGTCAACATCGACGGGTTACGCGTTCACGAGGACGACATTCTCGGCGCTGAGGACCAGGGGTTCAGGCTCATGTTCGACACGCTCAACACCGAACGAATCGCCGGTGCAGCCAGCGCGCTCGGCGATGGCCTCAGAGCAGTCGACCTCGCTGTCGACTACGCGAACGACCGCAACGTGTTCGGGGACCCGATCGGGTCACATCAGGCGATCCAGCACCCGCTGGCGGAGAGCTACGCGAAATTACTCGCTGCCCGCGAGATCACGTACAGTGCTGCATCCAAGTGGGATGACGGCCAGGACTGCAGTATGGAAACGAACGCGGCGAAACTCCTCACGAGCACGTTTAGCACCGAAGCAGCGTCGCGAGCGATCCAGACCCACGGCGGAAACGGGTTCACCGAGGAGTACGAGGTGTTCGAACTCTGGCAGAACGCGCGCGTAACCGAGACGGTTCCCGTTTCCAACGAAATGGCGAAGAACTACATCGCAGAACACCATCTCGGCCTCCCCCGTTCGTACTGACGGACCGCTCTCCGTCTCCCGGTTTGGCGAATCGGAGACGCCAGTTCGTTAACTACGACCCGAGGAATAATATAGCATAATCGTGTAAGAGTCAGTATATGACATACGAGAGTGTGTACGACGCGGTGTTCGACCAGTACGAGAAAGAACAGAGTTGGAACGACAATGCTCATGTCGGAGACAAGTCATCGCTCAATATCGCGGACGAGGCGCTGGGTCGTCACGCCGATTCGGACGAAACCGGGCTGCGAATTCGAGACTTCGACACCGGCGAGACCGAACGCTACACCTTCGCCGAACTTGATGCCGCTGCGAACCGAGTGAGCAACTACCTCGAGTCGCATACGGATCGCGGCGATCGGATCGGCGCGATGCTCCCGACGCTGTTCGAACTGTATGCTGTCGTCTTCGGGACGATCAAAGCCGGCCGGATTTACCTCCCGCTTGCGCCCATGTTCGGTCCGGATGCGCTCAACTACCGTCTCAAGGACTCCAGAGCTTCCGTCCTGTTTACGACGACGGACGGTTGCGAAGACCTCGACGGCACGATCTCGACACTCGAGCGAGTCGTCACTGTCGACGGCGGGGACGACGATGCCGTCGACGGCGAAACGACGGTGGACGGATACGATGCGGTCACCGACCACTCTGACGCGTTCGACAGCGTCGAGACCCACCCAAACGACCCGTACACGTTGACGTACACGTCCGGCACGACCGGTGCACCGAAAGGCGTGTTGAGTAGCCATCGAGGAGTGGTCGAACTCCACGCGTACGCGGAGTACGTGGCTGACGTTCGCCCCGATGACGTCTATCTGGTCGCCGCCTCTCCGTCCTGGTCGTATGGCCTCAATATGGGAACGGTCATGTCCGGGGTTCGCGGAACGGCGATCGGGTGCTATCGCGGGCAGTTCGATCCGCACACCTTCTTCGAGACGCTCGAGGAGTGGGACGTCGACAACGCGATGATTCCGCCGACGGCCCTTCGTCAGGCCCGTGCAGGCGGTATCGATCTCGAGTCGTACGACATCGATCTCCGCGTGTTGATCTCCGCGGGCGAGTCGCTCGACCAGGAGACGGTCGCCTGGTGTGAAAACGGACTCGGCGCACCGCCCCAAGACGCGTATGGCCTGACCGAAGGCGGGATGATCGTTTGCAATTACGCATTCGAGGACTGGGAGGTGAAGCCGGGGAGCATGGGGAAACCCCTCCCCGGAACGGAGGTTGCGCTGCTGGACGACGACGGCAACGAGGTCGACCAGGGCGAGGTCGGTGAGGTCGCGGTCAAACGCGACGAAAACGCCCAGGGGTCCTACTGGGGTCGACCCGAGGCGACGCTTGATACCTTCACCGGGCTGTGGCTTCGGACGGGCGATCTAGCCAGGGAGGACGAGGACGGCTACTACTGGTACGTTAGCCGAGCGGACAACGTCATCATCTCGGCCGGATACCGTATCGGTCCCGGCGAGGTCGAAGACACGTTGCTCAACCATCCCGCAGTCGAGGAGGCGGCCGTCGTTGGCGCGGATCACGACACCCGTGGCAACATCGTCAAAGCGTACGTGACGCTAGTCGACGAGTACAGCCCCGACGACGAACTCGGCGAGGAAATTCAGGAATTCGCTCGTTCCGAACTGTCGAAACACGAGTATCCCCGTGAAGTAGCGTTTCTCGAAGCGTTACCGAAGACGGCGAGTGGGAAAATAAAGCGGTCCGCTCTCGAAGACTGATGTCGTGGACACTCCGTCCTAGTGCCGGCACAGGGGCGACCCCGCTGACAGTAACGTGATTTGTGCAGTCGGTGACGGATGAATCGGGAACCTTCTACGACGCCGTGAGGGCCTCGCCGTCTCGCTAGTCTCCGTGGTCCCGCACCGCGGAAACCAGTACCCCCGCTGAGGCCTCGAGCTCGAGGAGTCGATTGCGTCCTTTGGGCGGTCGCGCTGTTCTCATTTCGGAAACCGATCGATGGAACGGGTATCAGACCCCTCTCACCTTCAGGAGTCGGATACATTCCTCGTACTCCAGCTCTGGGAGCAGGCGTGTCATATAGTAGCCACTGCAAGTCACTGCACACCTGATCGCACGACGGCTGTGCGATCAGTGTGTAAATCGTTGCAGTTGTTACTATAGGAGGATCGAACGCAATCGAGGGGGGCAACACATTTCATTCCGTCCGTGCCGGACCGGTGTTGTGCTACACGAATGCCATTGGTTGTCAATCTGTACCACTACCTGTTACCAGCGCCTATTATAACGAACTTAGTGTGTTATACAATACTCGGTATTCTCGTTCCCGTCCAGATCCGTTCACGTTACGGCTCCGACGATTACTGCCCACTGTAGTGACGGAAGTTCACGCGTGGGTTCCGTCCATCGATTCGAGAGCCACTGTAGTAGCCACTGAAGCGATTTCCACACTGATCACAATGCAGTCGTGCGATCAGGTGTGCAGTGACGTTCAGTAGCTACTATGACATACCCTCTTTCGGTTGCGATTCCGCTATCGTCGTGGTGCTATCCGACTGGTACCGTGTGTCAACAGTCAAACTGAATTCCTTCGGGGGAAGTTATTTGGGTTGGAACTGTGACTATCTACCATGGACACTCGTCCACCCGAAGAAGTAGCTGACTTGCTCGACGAACTCGATGAGTTTATCGAAACGAAAATCAAACCCCTCGAAGAAGAGCACATTCAGTATTTCGACAAGCGTCGGGAATACGCCCGGACGAACTGGGAGGAAGACGGCGTTCCGGAAGCGGAGTGGGAGGCGTTGCTCGAGGAAATGCGATCTCGAGCCGACGAGGCGGGATACTATCGCTACGCGCTTCCCGAACGG is a window encoding:
- a CDS encoding class I adenylate-forming enzyme family protein codes for the protein MNGMTISWLAERNAYKFPEKEAIVMTPVEGGRTAVTNATFNERIDRVGNALSERGIERHDKVAVYTANSIPMLEMFLGAMRIGAIPVPVNHRFKADEVKYVLEDSGAELLLFDDQATEIVDQIHDDQVMPDEMLFSGDSTPTYAADYGEFRDGASDESVEIVSSRTDQAMLMYTSGTTGKPKGCILTHDNIIQMTVNGIVEKAFEGRNVRVDGRGIIVTPLFHISAFGMFINNYYASATTVLMNGFDPDRVMEILESESVTNGFFVPMMARALLAVDDFEEYDLSEFEEFGIGAAPSGKELKQTISKAFDAELQEAFGQTEMSPVVSLLQPSQALDHPDSVGRPVMNVMFKIIDPDTHEEVGPGEIGQACYRGPTMFSGYYQMPERTEEAFDDDGFFISGDLIRQDEEGFIEFVGRSDNMIISGGENVYPAEIEEVLHEHPAIDEVAIIGAPDEKWGERIKAAVVPVDDEEPSAEELQDYVGERLADYKKPREFIFLKSLPRNPTGKVLKSSLADEDGVMVGWES
- a CDS encoding acyl-CoA dehydrogenase family protein, whose amino-acid sequence is MDFSEPEEATQLKDELSTFIEDEIEPLEEEHARFLGPDAERHIFDDSFEQVPEYLELKETIRKRSAEAGFWGMNMPEEVGGRGIDTLTDAIIAEFLENRPPGLHTYAVRGAGGGPTPILLACDERQRDRYLDPLMAGEKTTCFALTEPNHGSDPNLLETTAETDGDEWVINGRKSWISNGPYADFAMVFARTSGQPGRIDGISCFLVDADTPGFEVGDIHRPMGHAWVAPSELEFDDCRVGEDALLGEEGKGFYQAMDWIGNARLGVAAGCVGSAQFLIEKAVDYAEERETFGEPLIDRQGISFPLAEVAADIERTRQLYRYAAWKGDTGRDARKETAMAKLSAANLENDAADVSMQVHGGKGYSRREPIEERYRSSRGKRLTEGTDEMQKRTIVRELRD
- a CDS encoding acyl-CoA synthetase, with the protein product MTYESVYDAVFDQYEKEQSWNDNAHVGDKSSLNIADEALGRHADSDETGLRIRDFDTGETERYTFAELDAAANRVSNYLESHTDRGDRIGAMLPTLFELYAVVFGTIKAGRIYLPLAPMFGPDALNYRLKDSRASVLFTTTDGCEDLDGTISTLERVVTVDGGDDDAVDGETTVDGYDAVTDHSDAFDSVETHPNDPYTLTYTSGTTGAPKGVLSSHRGVVELHAYAEYVADVRPDDVYLVAASPSWSYGLNMGTVMSGVRGTAIGCYRGQFDPHTFFETLEEWDVDNAMIPPTALRQARAGGIDLESYDIDLRVLISAGESLDQETVAWCENGLGAPPQDAYGLTEGGMIVCNYAFEDWEVKPGSMGKPLPGTEVALLDDDGNEVDQGEVGEVAVKRDENAQGSYWGRPEATLDTFTGLWLRTGDLAREDEDGYYWYVSRADNVIISAGYRIGPGEVEDTLLNHPAVEEAAVVGADHDTRGNIVKAYVTLVDEYSPDDELGEEIQEFARSELSKHEYPREVAFLEALPKTASGKIKRSALED
- a CDS encoding acyl-CoA dehydrogenase family protein; amino-acid sequence: MSNTKTEVHDLIRDSVRDLAANYDADYWREHIDEKRFPESYWQDLADNGWLGVAIDEEYGGEGMGMEEMAIVIEELSRAGGQGGIIFILTPVFGGISIQRHGTREQKQEFLPRIVNGDLRFCMGLTEPNAGTNTLAIDTTARRDGDEFVIDGEKTFISSVENADKMLLVARTSPFDPENPSHGGTLFLVSDPSSRDGITLSKLDTAVPWFEHQYQVNIDGLRVHEDDILGAEDQGFRLMFDTLNTERIAGAASALGDGLRAVDLAVDYANDRNVFGDPIGSHQAIQHPLAESYAKLLAAREITYSAASKWDDGQDCSMETNAAKLLTSTFSTEAASRAIQTHGGNGFTEEYEVFELWQNARVTETVPVSNEMAKNYIAEHHLGLPRSY